Proteins encoded in a region of the Bacillus methanolicus genome:
- the tnpB gene encoding IS66 family insertion sequence element accessory protein TnpB (TnpB, as the term is used for proteins encoded by IS66 family insertion elements, is considered an accessory protein, since TnpC, encoded by a neighboring gene, is a DDE family transposase.), translated as MLSKTSIQHVYLAAGATDLRKSIDGLAAIVQMSFQLNPFSSNLFVFCNRKRDKLKILHWDHNGFWLYYRRLEKGVFQWPDERTPGPLCITPRQFSWLLDGLSFEQKQAHEQVSAKIMV; from the coding sequence ATGTTAAGTAAAACATCCATTCAACATGTTTATTTAGCAGCGGGGGCAACGGATTTACGCAAGTCGATTGATGGATTAGCAGCCATTGTTCAAATGAGCTTTCAGTTAAATCCTTTCTCTTCTAATCTCTTTGTTTTCTGTAATCGGAAACGAGATAAATTGAAAATTCTCCATTGGGATCACAATGGGTTTTGGTTGTACTATCGTCGTTTAGAGAAAGGGGTCTTTCAATGGCCTGATGAAAGAACTCCCGGCCCTTTGTGCATCACTCCCCGCCAATTCAGTTGGTTGCTCGATGGTCTTTCATTTGAACAAAAACAAGCACATGAACAAGTATCAGCTAAAATCATGGTTTAA